A genomic segment from Armatimonadia bacterium encodes:
- a CDS encoding (Fe-S)-binding protein: MGASEQRFVETELLRCNRCGYCMATCPTYRVTRSERSVARGRNELVRTLGDGVPAEGDRLTPISECLLCGACTQACFGKVQTNEIMVRARQALVEAKGRPVAQKLIFDELLGYPRRLTALMRMLSLGKRSGLGEIAHRLGLLRWIHATLEGANGLVETMPRRFLRDRLPGMGFQRQTDSGVGVWVWPRRTEAPEGAPKVLVFLGCGTNYQLPRQGEAALKLLWHAGCEVVVAPNVCCGLPPYSYGDLEAARNLARRNLKILGDLSCDLVVTECGSCSAFLKKWPQLLEGEECAAQAQELAGRVKDLMELLPELSLPSAGKTRGTVTYHDPCHLGRGQEIREQPRKLLRDVAGLEVCELTEADWCCGGAGSYNLAHPELSLQILQRKMGRVADTGAEGVASACPSCVLQLRYGSRKFGPSKPVSHVAELMAEGLGIDLEP, encoded by the coding sequence ATGGGAGCCAGCGAACAACGCTTCGTGGAGACCGAACTACTGCGCTGCAACCGGTGCGGGTACTGCATGGCGACATGCCCCACGTACCGCGTCACTCGCAGCGAGCGCAGTGTGGCCCGTGGGCGCAACGAGCTGGTGCGCACTCTGGGTGACGGTGTCCCGGCGGAGGGCGACCGGCTGACGCCCATCTCAGAGTGTTTGCTGTGCGGAGCGTGCACCCAGGCCTGCTTCGGCAAGGTCCAGACCAACGAGATCATGGTTCGAGCGCGGCAGGCCCTGGTCGAGGCGAAGGGACGCCCGGTAGCGCAAAAGCTCATCTTCGACGAACTCCTGGGGTACCCGCGTCGGCTGACAGCGCTCATGCGGATGCTGTCTTTGGGCAAGCGCTCAGGCCTGGGTGAGATCGCGCACCGGCTGGGGCTTCTGCGCTGGATCCACGCGACTCTGGAGGGCGCTAACGGGCTGGTTGAGACCATGCCCCGGCGCTTCCTGCGCGATCGGCTTCCCGGGATGGGATTCCAGCGACAGACCGACAGCGGTGTCGGCGTCTGGGTCTGGCCACGACGTACCGAGGCCCCTGAGGGCGCTCCGAAGGTCCTGGTCTTCCTTGGCTGCGGGACGAACTACCAGCTCCCGCGCCAGGGCGAGGCGGCGCTGAAGCTGCTGTGGCACGCGGGGTGCGAGGTGGTAGTCGCGCCGAACGTGTGCTGCGGCTTGCCGCCCTATTCCTACGGTGATCTCGAGGCCGCCCGAAACCTGGCACGGCGCAACCTCAAGATCCTCGGCGACCTGTCCTGCGACCTCGTGGTCACGGAATGTGGAAGCTGCAGCGCCTTTCTGAAGAAGTGGCCGCAGTTGCTGGAGGGCGAGGAGTGCGCCGCGCAGGCTCAGGAGCTTGCGGGTCGCGTGAAGGACCTCATGGAGTTGCTGCCGGAGCTATCTTTGCCGTCGGCAGGGAAGACGCGTGGAACTGTGACCTACCACGACCCTTGCCATCTTGGACGCGGGCAGGAAATCCGGGAACAACCGCGGAAACTGCTGCGCGACGTGGCCGGGCTGGAGGTCTGCGAGCTTACCGAAGCCGACTGGTGCTGTGGTGGTGCGGGGTCCTACAACCTGGCGCATCCAGAGCTTTCCTTGCAGATTCTGCAGCGCAAAATGGGGCGAGTGGCAGACACGGGCGCTGAAGGTGTAGCGTCGGCGTGCCCTTCCTGCGTGCTCCAGTTGCGCTATGGGTCGCGCAAGTTCGGGCCGAGCAAGCCTGTGTCACACGTTGCCGAGTTGATGGCCGAGGGGTTGGGGATTGATCTGGAGCCGTGA
- a CDS encoding ATP-binding protein, whose translation MASEPLPHLTELVPRETLERQLQLFEALTGIPMVMVDATGVPITALTDPLRFCGTLVRDPEGRTVCLRRKKWDVAEEQLERELLGQHGGEKPVAHRCLGGFRDTAVPILVEGQVVGYAVFARSLTDPPDLQAFRGMAAAAGMDPEIGEQVARKALVMPSERIRDVAEYVALISGLVAAAAHTELKARKVLELEGLRDDLTHMIVHDLRTPLTSVIGGLQTILDTEFDEDITHEFVPLALSSSNTLLEMVNMLLDISKFEGGEMTLNRVPVDFGEVAQVALEQVEGLARTRNQELLSDLDPNCGEVSADRELLRRVAVNLLGNAIKFTQDGGTIRLGSQCDQGGLTFSVADNGPGIPPEFHQRIFEKFGQVESRKAGRKNSTGLGLTFCKMVAEAHGGRVWLESEVGKGTTFFVWIPRAGSASG comes from the coding sequence ATGGCCTCTGAACCTCTGCCGCACCTAACGGAACTCGTTCCCAGGGAGACCCTGGAGCGTCAGCTCCAATTGTTCGAGGCCTTGACGGGCATACCCATGGTGATGGTCGACGCCACCGGCGTGCCGATTACCGCGCTCACTGATCCCCTGCGCTTCTGCGGAACGCTCGTGAGGGACCCGGAGGGCCGCACGGTCTGTCTCCGACGCAAGAAGTGGGACGTCGCGGAGGAGCAACTCGAAAGGGAGCTCCTCGGTCAGCATGGGGGCGAGAAGCCTGTCGCCCACCGTTGTCTTGGAGGGTTTCGCGACACGGCGGTGCCCATCCTCGTGGAGGGACAGGTGGTTGGCTATGCGGTGTTTGCACGCTCGCTGACCGACCCGCCGGATCTGCAGGCCTTCCGCGGAATGGCCGCTGCAGCCGGGATGGACCCCGAGATCGGCGAGCAGGTGGCCCGCAAGGCCCTCGTGATGCCTTCGGAACGTATCCGCGACGTGGCCGAGTACGTTGCCCTCATAAGTGGCCTCGTCGCCGCTGCAGCTCACACAGAGCTGAAGGCACGCAAGGTTCTCGAGTTGGAGGGACTGCGCGACGACCTGACGCACATGATCGTCCACGACCTGCGCACTCCGCTCACCTCGGTCATCGGCGGCCTGCAGACTATCCTCGACACCGAGTTCGATGAGGACATCACCCACGAGTTTGTGCCCCTGGCCCTGTCCTCCTCCAACACGCTGCTGGAGATGGTCAACATGCTGCTGGACATCAGCAAGTTTGAGGGCGGCGAGATGACCCTCAACCGCGTGCCCGTGGACTTCGGCGAGGTTGCCCAGGTGGCGCTGGAGCAGGTGGAGGGCCTTGCCCGAACGAGGAACCAGGAACTCCTCTCGGACCTCGACCCTAACTGCGGCGAGGTGTCGGCTGACCGGGAGTTGCTCCGTCGCGTGGCGGTGAACCTCCTGGGCAACGCGATCAAGTTCACCCAGGACGGCGGCACGATCCGGCTTGGCTCGCAGTGTGACCAGGGAGGTTTGACCTTCTCCGTCGCCGACAACGGACCCGGGATCCCCCCTGAGTTCCACCAGCGCATCTTCGAGAAGTTCGGTCAGGTCGAGTCGCGCAAGGCCGGGCGCAAGAACTCCACGGGCCTCGGCCTCACCTTCTGCAAGATGGTAGCCGAAGCCCATGGGGGTCGCGTCTGGCTTGAGAGCGAGGTCGGCAAGGGGACCACGTTCTTCGTCTGGATCCCACGGGCCGGGAGCGCCTCTGGTTAG
- a CDS encoding sugar phosphate isomerase/epimerase family protein: protein MIRPMEIGVFVHSTGIEDPFESIKTIGEWGFRCTHLGVVAPDFHTAENVDKIKSAVAEYGVEPVGWFVGFPGESYASMADVGRTVGFAFPEKLAERMDIMRMSIDFASKCKVPGVLVHMGFLPNDENSPIYAQMMGAMEECADLCLKNKMYLGLETGQEQADHLAHFLTKLGRWNVFVNFDPANLILYGKDKPVEAFRKIGNHVISCHAKDGVWPTQEGQLGNEVPVGQGQVTFPDFVQALKDMRFKGPIVIEREAGDTRKQDIFAARELLEKLIYG from the coding sequence ATGATCAGGCCCATGGAGATCGGCGTCTTCGTCCATTCGACCGGAATCGAAGACCCCTTTGAGTCCATCAAGACCATCGGGGAGTGGGGGTTCCGCTGCACCCATCTTGGCGTTGTCGCGCCCGACTTCCACACCGCTGAGAACGTAGACAAGATCAAGTCCGCCGTCGCCGAGTACGGCGTCGAGCCCGTCGGCTGGTTCGTCGGCTTCCCCGGCGAGAGCTATGCGAGCATGGCAGACGTGGGCCGGACCGTGGGCTTCGCCTTCCCCGAGAAGCTTGCGGAGCGTATGGATATCATGCGCATGTCCATCGACTTCGCCAGCAAGTGCAAAGTCCCCGGCGTGCTGGTGCACATGGGCTTCCTGCCCAACGACGAGAACAGCCCGATCTACGCCCAGATGATGGGTGCCATGGAAGAGTGCGCGGACCTGTGCCTGAAGAACAAGATGTACCTGGGGCTCGAGACCGGACAGGAGCAGGCCGACCACCTGGCCCACTTCCTGACCAAGCTCGGCCGCTGGAACGTCTTCGTGAACTTCGACCCGGCCAACCTCATTCTCTACGGTAAGGACAAGCCGGTCGAGGCCTTCCGTAAGATCGGCAATCACGTCATCTCCTGCCATGCCAAGGACGGCGTGTGGCCGACGCAAGAGGGGCAACTGGGCAACGAGGTGCCGGTCGGACAGGGCCAGGTCACCTTCCCCGATTTCGTCCAGGCACTCAAAGACATGCGCTTCAAGGGCCCGATCGTCATCGAGCGCGAAGCCGGCGATACGCGGAAGCAGGACATATTTGCAGCCCGCGAACTGCTCGAGAAGCTCATCTACGGGTAG
- a CDS encoding glycosyl hydrolase 115 family protein codes for MLRPLVAAVALVLATGCLAASDFVIVGNGFPDALILLPPGTPTCLQYAARDLIQDCYEATGRRLRVVSSVSGEARAVICPLVVDQSDLLTRLERKGLLTCAPLRGKWETYLLQPLPHPLPGTGSMLVVAGSDPRGAMYGLYELSERAFATDPMKLWTGHRPTPRSRAVFTGTLLEGPPTFKYRGFFINDEDFLRGWLKTNTDYRVLEHAAYEQILETICRCKGNLLAPAMQADYMSAETRKLVSDRGLVYTASHLETLLSNPQNYWRRYCAEHWGGYVDYSYGTQRARMEQFWRDSVRYHRPYESIWPLALRGLGDTPFWTNDPFAPKDSAARAELTSRAVTDQLQLLKSELGPEAKPLTSWTMYNEVLDLYRTGKLKVPDEVMLIWPDDNHGHLRSLPGPQERQRSGGNGVYYHLTFCDNQWVQWIPLEMIRDEFKAVVDSGATDYVLHNVGDLREVPLSVAAAMDLAWDATPWLADRQTPGRYLRQWTAYHFGGDAARQAAHLYRRFYELERQAFSQPTLTRAWQQLDALVQLAEATGVPAALGGFGPGSASSGSSALYARLEQLRPRWDALYRRALALGDQVSDDGRQFYHDDLLLQVQTSRLVNACSLALRDAQQALSEGSPTRSAALLERAAGCMDTIAREREEARHGKWQTWYAHEFASDWGLRPAWRAQRLRQIAELVRNAAQTAAGAQVLRLNPSVFDVMGPVGTHCDCTATLATAPGAQDSAVLYVMAYDTDSPEEAAVTVNGVQHPLGETGDSKTQLMALTIPSSELRAGENVFSFVFRDSLGGSTRGFSVYGAALALQPVATVLEVEAERPTRLISPMVLEKREDASGGACLLIPQGVGGEGGEGGPGAAEYRFEVERAGGYLVWVRAWWEDGAANSFLASIDGEGKWTLGNTNDFKHWVWVASGPRRLTAGRHLLRLSNREDGARADRVVITTSRTPPAP; via the coding sequence ATGCTTCGGCCTCTTGTCGCTGCCGTTGCCCTGGTCCTTGCCACAGGTTGCCTGGCCGCCTCCGACTTCGTGATCGTCGGGAACGGGTTTCCCGACGCCCTGATCCTGCTTCCACCTGGAACGCCGACTTGCCTTCAGTACGCTGCCCGCGATCTGATCCAGGACTGCTACGAGGCGACTGGCCGGCGCCTGCGTGTTGTCTCCTCGGTCTCCGGTGAGGCGCGAGCGGTGATCTGCCCCCTGGTGGTCGATCAGAGTGACCTCCTGACCCGACTGGAGCGCAAGGGGCTGCTCACGTGTGCCCCACTGCGCGGCAAGTGGGAGACCTACCTGCTGCAGCCTCTCCCCCATCCCTTGCCAGGAACTGGCTCGATGCTTGTCGTTGCCGGGAGTGATCCCCGCGGCGCCATGTATGGACTGTACGAGCTCTCTGAACGAGCCTTCGCCACCGACCCCATGAAGCTCTGGACCGGGCATCGCCCGACTCCTCGCAGCCGAGCCGTATTCACAGGGACACTGCTGGAGGGCCCGCCGACCTTCAAGTACCGGGGCTTCTTCATCAACGACGAAGACTTCCTCCGCGGCTGGCTCAAGACCAACACGGACTACCGCGTCCTCGAACACGCCGCGTACGAGCAGATCCTTGAGACGATCTGCCGCTGCAAGGGGAACCTGCTCGCACCGGCGATGCAGGCCGACTACATGTCAGCGGAGACGCGGAAGCTGGTGAGCGACAGGGGTCTCGTCTACACGGCCTCCCACCTGGAGACGCTGCTGAGCAACCCGCAGAACTACTGGCGGCGCTACTGTGCCGAGCACTGGGGCGGCTACGTGGACTACTCCTACGGCACTCAGCGTGCCCGGATGGAGCAGTTCTGGCGCGACTCGGTGCGGTACCATCGACCTTACGAGAGCATCTGGCCGCTGGCCCTGCGTGGACTGGGTGACACTCCCTTCTGGACTAACGACCCCTTCGCGCCAAAGGACTCAGCGGCTCGGGCAGAGCTGACTTCCCGCGCCGTGACCGACCAACTGCAACTGCTCAAGAGCGAACTCGGACCGGAGGCAAAGCCCCTGACCTCCTGGACGATGTATAACGAGGTTCTCGACCTCTACCGGACGGGCAAGCTCAAGGTCCCTGACGAGGTCATGCTGATCTGGCCGGATGACAACCACGGGCACCTGCGAAGCCTCCCCGGGCCTCAGGAGCGCCAGCGTTCCGGGGGCAACGGCGTGTACTACCACCTGACCTTCTGCGACAACCAGTGGGTGCAGTGGATTCCGCTCGAGATGATCCGCGACGAGTTCAAGGCCGTGGTGGACTCCGGCGCGACCGACTACGTGCTGCACAACGTGGGCGACCTGCGGGAGGTACCCCTGAGCGTTGCTGCGGCAATGGACCTGGCCTGGGATGCCACACCGTGGCTTGCTGATCGCCAGACGCCGGGGCGTTACCTGCGCCAGTGGACGGCCTACCACTTCGGGGGCGACGCAGCCCGACAGGCAGCGCACCTGTACCGGCGCTTCTACGAGCTCGAGCGGCAGGCCTTCTCGCAGCCGACGCTCACCCGCGCCTGGCAGCAACTAGACGCACTCGTGCAGCTCGCGGAGGCGACCGGCGTACCTGCGGCGTTGGGAGGCTTCGGGCCGGGCAGCGCGTCCTCGGGCTCGTCGGCTCTCTACGCACGTCTCGAGCAGCTACGACCGCGCTGGGACGCGCTGTACAGGCGGGCCCTGGCTCTTGGGGACCAGGTGAGCGATGACGGTCGGCAGTTCTACCACGACGACCTGCTGCTGCAAGTCCAGACTTCGCGACTTGTCAATGCCTGCTCGCTTGCCCTCAGGGACGCCCAGCAGGCTCTCAGCGAGGGTTCCCCGACACGAAGCGCTGCGCTTCTTGAGAGGGCCGCGGGATGCATGGACACGATCGCTCGTGAACGCGAGGAGGCGCGTCACGGCAAGTGGCAGACCTGGTATGCCCACGAGTTCGCCAGCGATTGGGGCCTGCGTCCAGCCTGGCGTGCACAGCGGCTGCGGCAGATCGCGGAGCTTGTTCGGAACGCCGCCCAGACGGCCGCCGGGGCACAGGTCCTGCGACTGAACCCGAGTGTCTTCGATGTGATGGGCCCGGTGGGAACGCACTGCGACTGCACGGCGACCCTCGCGACAGCTCCCGGCGCCCAGGACAGCGCCGTCCTGTACGTGATGGCCTACGACACCGACTCGCCGGAGGAGGCGGCGGTGACCGTCAACGGCGTGCAGCACCCACTTGGCGAGACAGGGGACTCGAAGACACAACTGATGGCCCTGACGATTCCCTCCTCGGAGCTGCGGGCGGGCGAGAACGTGTTCTCCTTCGTGTTCAGGGACAGCCTGGGTGGCTCCACGCGAGGTTTCTCAGTCTATGGCGCGGCGCTGGCACTCCAACCGGTCGCAACCGTTCTGGAGGTCGAGGCCGAGCGTCCGACGCGGCTGATCAGCCCAATGGTCCTTGAGAAGCGGGAGGATGCCTCCGGCGGAGCCTGCCTGCTGATTCCCCAGGGGGTCGGTGGTGAAGGTGGCGAAGGTGGTCCAGGCGCGGCCGAGTACAGATTCGAGGTCGAGAGGGCAGGCGGATACTTGGTCTGGGTGCGTGCGTGGTGGGAGGATGGTGCGGCGAACTCCTTCCTCGCGAGCATCGACGGGGAAGGTAAGTGGACTCTGGGCAACACCAACGATTTCAAACATTGGGTCTGGGTGGCCTCGGGACCCAGGAGGCTGACGGCCGGACGGCACCTGCTCCGGCTGAGCAACCGTGAGGATGGTGCACGGGCAGACCGCGTGGTGATCACAACCTCACGAACGCCGCCGGCGCCCTGA
- a CDS encoding heparinase II/III family protein, whose amino-acid sequence MQELSWVCLSVCLVLTLSVVCSAQELPDWASKIRTDHPRLFFNSDTWPTVKARALGAEKPWYDYVKKRTDNLLQQKVKTPAQDPRDLGPEAAQAAFVYRVTDDKQYLDLAKWAMQLSLAFYEKCYEERKTVNWYSTSRVHWVLAWDWLYKELPEAERREMMTRMVQVLNKVYTTRPAIYRENQSGYNTGYYGVTNCQWYVGCAALGAGIEEQLVKQWLVKGYNENMKMLAHRAKSCGDDGGSASPTVGYAFAAYPWSEQNFFYTWLSTTGENIAPNWPHSAWLANYILWTWIETGKAPLEFGYGDTPHTDNLLPIGQVYTHMANVRHLYGKVAPEASALGRYLQEIVPNKNYANTWFIYPFLLTNLESSPEPFHPERLPQARNFETLGQLYMRSGTGPEDTYCLFTCGGILDQHRHFDALNFVIYHGGHLALDSGTRYDEEINGQHLKCYFAQTVAHNCVLVHQPGEPPANYWGTGPAVQVNDGGQYHQLGSAVKAFETNDRFVYVAGDATPSYQHGIVKRTGQPDLGEKVSLVTRQLVFLMPNHFVIFDRVNATDPSYRKDWLLHTAYEPVVDGKTWHADHLQGRMFCRTLLPEDAVLTPVGGPGKEFWSAGRNWDIEKGKLKPEQLAMMGQWRMEVSPGAARQEDVFLHVIQVGDQGLAQMDATELVRDGDRVGVCLKSGDKTWEVTFNTQGGLGGHLKLQGPGVTMDQPLTETVTPQVGILATAE is encoded by the coding sequence ATGCAGGAGCTGTCCTGGGTGTGCCTGTCGGTCTGTCTTGTGCTGACGCTGAGCGTCGTGTGCAGCGCACAGGAGCTGCCCGACTGGGCGAGCAAGATCCGCACCGACCATCCGCGCCTGTTCTTCAACAGCGATACTTGGCCGACCGTCAAGGCCCGGGCGCTCGGGGCTGAGAAGCCCTGGTATGACTACGTCAAGAAGCGGACCGACAACCTGCTCCAGCAGAAGGTCAAGACGCCCGCGCAAGACCCCAGGGATCTCGGCCCGGAGGCAGCGCAGGCGGCCTTCGTCTACCGGGTCACCGATGACAAGCAGTACCTGGACCTGGCGAAGTGGGCCATGCAGCTCAGCCTGGCCTTCTACGAGAAGTGCTATGAGGAACGCAAGACCGTGAACTGGTACTCGACCTCGCGCGTGCACTGGGTCTTGGCCTGGGACTGGCTCTACAAGGAGCTGCCGGAGGCCGAGCGGCGGGAGATGATGACCCGGATGGTGCAGGTGCTCAACAAGGTCTACACCACCCGACCGGCCATCTACCGCGAGAACCAGAGCGGCTACAACACCGGCTACTACGGCGTAACGAACTGCCAGTGGTACGTCGGCTGTGCGGCGCTCGGAGCGGGCATCGAGGAGCAGCTGGTCAAGCAGTGGCTGGTGAAGGGCTACAACGAGAACATGAAGATGCTGGCTCACCGGGCAAAGTCCTGCGGCGATGACGGCGGATCGGCCTCGCCGACCGTGGGCTATGCTTTCGCCGCTTACCCCTGGTCGGAGCAGAACTTCTTCTACACCTGGCTCAGCACGACGGGCGAGAACATCGCGCCGAACTGGCCTCACAGCGCGTGGCTCGCCAACTACATCCTATGGACCTGGATCGAGACAGGGAAGGCTCCACTGGAGTTCGGCTACGGGGACACGCCCCACACCGACAACCTCCTGCCGATTGGTCAGGTCTACACGCACATGGCCAACGTGCGGCATCTGTATGGTAAGGTGGCTCCGGAGGCGTCGGCGCTGGGCCGCTACCTGCAGGAGATCGTGCCGAACAAGAACTACGCCAACACCTGGTTCATCTACCCCTTCCTGCTGACGAACCTGGAGAGCTCGCCGGAGCCCTTCCATCCCGAGCGACTCCCGCAGGCCCGCAACTTCGAGACCCTGGGGCAGCTCTACATGCGCTCGGGCACGGGCCCCGAGGACACCTACTGTCTCTTCACCTGTGGCGGCATCCTCGACCAGCACCGCCACTTCGATGCGCTCAACTTCGTGATCTACCACGGTGGTCACCTGGCCCTCGACAGTGGGACCCGGTACGACGAGGAGATCAACGGCCAGCACCTCAAGTGCTACTTCGCGCAGACCGTGGCCCACAACTGCGTCCTGGTGCATCAGCCCGGCGAGCCACCGGCGAACTACTGGGGAACGGGTCCGGCGGTGCAGGTCAATGACGGCGGCCAGTACCACCAGCTAGGCTCGGCGGTCAAGGCTTTCGAGACGAACGACCGCTTCGTCTATGTCGCCGGGGATGCGACCCCCAGTTACCAGCACGGTATCGTCAAGCGCACGGGACAACCGGACCTCGGCGAGAAGGTCAGCCTGGTCACCCGCCAGCTTGTGTTCCTGATGCCGAACCACTTCGTGATCTTCGACCGCGTCAACGCCACCGACCCGAGCTACCGCAAGGACTGGCTGCTTCACACCGCCTACGAGCCGGTAGTGGACGGCAAGACATGGCACGCCGACCACCTCCAGGGGCGCATGTTCTGCCGGACTCTGCTGCCCGAGGACGCGGTACTCACTCCGGTCGGAGGACCGGGCAAGGAGTTCTGGTCGGCCGGACGCAACTGGGACATCGAGAAGGGGAAGCTGAAGCCGGAGCAACTGGCGATGATGGGGCAGTGGCGGATGGAGGTCAGTCCGGGAGCCGCGCGACAGGAGGACGTGTTCCTCCATGTGATCCAGGTCGGCGATCAGGGCCTCGCGCAGATGGACGCGACGGAGTTGGTGCGTGACGGCGACCGGGTCGGTGTGTGCCTCAAGAGCGGCGACAAGACCTGGGAAGTGACCTTCAACACGCAGGGAGGACTCGGCGGGCACCTCAAGCTACAGGGGCCTGGCGTGACGATGGATCAGCCACTCACTGAGACCGTGACCCCGCAGGTGGGGATCCTCGCCACCGCGGAGTAA
- a CDS encoding glycoside hydrolase family 99-like domain-containing protein: MPGDYQVGAYYFPNYHVDPRNEQVHGHGWTEWELVKTARPRFEGHRQPRSPLWGYGDEADPRVMEAKIDAAADHGLDYWIFDWYWYDDGPYLNRCLEEGYLRAANNERVKFCCMWANHDWLDIHPAKLRDPRRLLYPGTVTRQTFETICRHVIDRYFSHPAHFTVQGAPYFSIYELSKLLASFGGVAQTREALADFRAMTKAAGFPDLHLNAVVWGRPVLPGEQTPVNGLELIQELGFDSFTSYVWIHHVGMDQFPLTPYTRVCDGYLAYWLQAEAECALPYYPNVTMGWDSSPRTVQSDAFELVGYPFTPSLEGNTPEAFRTALQKVKDRLTGRPAPRILNINAWNEWTEGSYLEPDTHFGMGYLEAIRDVFGR, encoded by the coding sequence ATGCCCGGCGACTATCAGGTTGGCGCCTACTACTTCCCGAACTACCACGTCGATCCACGCAACGAGCAGGTCCATGGCCACGGCTGGACCGAATGGGAGCTGGTCAAGACTGCTCGACCGCGCTTTGAGGGCCATCGCCAACCGCGCTCGCCGCTGTGGGGATATGGCGACGAGGCTGATCCCCGCGTCATGGAGGCCAAGATCGATGCCGCCGCCGACCACGGCCTCGACTACTGGATCTTCGACTGGTACTGGTATGACGACGGCCCGTACCTGAACCGCTGCCTCGAGGAAGGGTACCTGCGGGCGGCCAACAACGAGCGCGTGAAGTTCTGTTGCATGTGGGCCAACCACGACTGGCTGGACATCCATCCGGCGAAACTGCGCGATCCGCGGCGACTGCTGTACCCGGGAACGGTCACCCGGCAGACCTTCGAGACCATCTGCCGGCACGTCATCGACCGGTACTTCAGCCATCCCGCGCACTTCACGGTCCAGGGCGCACCCTACTTCTCAATCTACGAGCTGAGCAAGCTTCTGGCAAGCTTCGGCGGAGTGGCTCAGACGCGGGAGGCGCTGGCGGACTTCCGCGCCATGACGAAAGCAGCGGGCTTCCCGGACTTGCACCTGAATGCCGTGGTGTGGGGGAGGCCGGTTCTCCCAGGCGAGCAGACCCCTGTGAACGGCCTTGAGCTGATCCAGGAGCTCGGTTTCGACAGCTTCACCTCCTACGTGTGGATTCACCACGTGGGCATGGACCAGTTCCCGCTCACACCTTATACGCGGGTGTGCGATGGTTACCTCGCCTACTGGCTCCAGGCTGAGGCCGAGTGCGCGCTGCCCTACTACCCCAATGTCACGATGGGGTGGGATTCGAGCCCACGTACCGTGCAGTCTGATGCCTTTGAGTTGGTGGGGTACCCCTTCACGCCGTCGCTGGAGGGCAACACTCCGGAGGCCTTCCGGACGGCTCTGCAGAAGGTGAAGGACCGGCTGACGGGCAGACCGGCGCCACGGATATTGAACATCAATGCCTGGAATGAGTGGACGGAAGGTAGTTACCTGGAGCCTGACACGCACTTCGGCATGGGCTACCTCGAGGCGATCCGCGACGTCTTCGGACGCTGA